One Glycocaulis abyssi DNA window includes the following coding sequences:
- the ychF gene encoding redox-regulated ATPase YchF, whose product MGFKCGIVGLPNVGKSTLFNALTQTAAAQAANYPFCTIEPNVGDVAVPEPRLEKLASIAGSASIIPARMSFVDIAGLVKGASQGEGLGNQFLANIREVDAVVYVLRCFVDDDVTHVAGKVDPLADFETVETELMLADMESLEKRRANVEKKAKSGDKDAKAQVALIDLALDKLREGQPARFAEVPDDQRREWRMLQLLTSKPVLFIANVDEESAATGNEMSRAVEKRAAEEGAICVTISAKIEAELALLDADERAEYLESLGLSEPGLNRLIHAGYTLLDLQTYFTAGPKEARAWTIRKGWKAPRAAGVIHGDFEKGFIRAETIAFDDYVALGGESGAREAGKLRQEGKEYVVQDGDVLLFKFNV is encoded by the coding sequence GCGGTATTGTCGGCCTGCCGAATGTAGGCAAATCGACGCTTTTCAACGCGCTCACCCAGACGGCGGCTGCACAGGCCGCGAACTATCCGTTCTGCACGATCGAGCCGAATGTGGGCGATGTGGCGGTGCCTGAGCCGCGCCTTGAAAAGCTCGCCTCCATTGCCGGTTCGGCCAGTATCATCCCGGCGCGCATGAGCTTTGTGGACATTGCGGGCCTCGTGAAGGGTGCCAGCCAGGGCGAAGGTCTCGGCAATCAGTTTCTGGCCAATATCCGCGAGGTGGACGCCGTCGTTTACGTGCTGCGTTGCTTTGTCGACGACGATGTCACCCACGTCGCGGGCAAGGTCGATCCGCTGGCTGATTTCGAGACGGTCGAGACCGAGCTGATGCTCGCCGACATGGAGAGCCTCGAAAAGCGCCGCGCCAATGTGGAGAAGAAGGCCAAGTCCGGCGACAAGGACGCCAAAGCGCAAGTGGCGCTCATCGATCTGGCACTGGACAAGCTGCGCGAGGGCCAGCCTGCCCGCTTTGCCGAGGTGCCAGACGACCAGCGCCGCGAATGGCGCATGCTCCAGCTGCTGACCTCCAAGCCGGTCCTCTTCATTGCCAATGTGGACGAGGAAAGCGCGGCGACCGGCAATGAGATGAGCCGGGCGGTGGAAAAGCGCGCTGCCGAAGAGGGCGCGATCTGCGTGACCATCTCTGCCAAGATCGAGGCCGAGCTCGCGCTTCTGGACGCGGATGAGCGCGCCGAATATCTGGAATCGCTGGGGCTTTCCGAGCCGGGCCTCAACCGGCTGATCCATGCCGGTTATACCCTGCTGGACCTGCAGACCTATTTCACCGCCGGGCCGAAAGAGGCGCGCGCCTGGACCATCCGTAAGGGCTGGAAAGCTCCGCGCGCCGCGGGCGTGATCCATGGCGATTTTGAAAAGGGCTTCATCCGCGCTGAAACCATCGCCTTTGATGATTACGTGGCGCTGGGCGGCGAGTCCGGTGCCCGCGAGGCGGGCAAGCTGCGCCAGGAAGGCAAGGAATACGTTGTGCAGGATGGCGATGTGCTGCTGTTCAAGTTCAACGTCTAG